ATATATGCAGATTATGCAATCCGTTTCTTTGTTGAACTCAAATCTTTACATGTAATTGGTAATGTAATGCGTTTCTTGAATCAGATTCCCCTCCTCACCCACCCCCTTCCACTCTCTCTCGCTTGAACTCGTTGTCATCCTTAACACGCATTAGAAACCATAAAAATTGGTGAAAGAGTTTCGATTGAAGACCGTAATTTTTGGAACTTATCATTTCTAGGTTTTTGTTCTTGAGTTAATAAGAGTCTTATTGTTGGATAAAACTGAATCGAAATGAAGAACACAAAACTTAAATTTCTTGAAACATACGACTTAAATTTCTTGAAACATACGTAATTTCGCACGCTCTCCTTCAACCTTGGTTTCTTTAATTTCGTGACTTCCTTTTGAAATCGTAGCACAAAGGTTGTAAACTACAAACATTCACGACAAAACTCCTTTGATTTTATAAGATTTGCGTGATGATCGATGGACCAATTTGGTTTTAGttgttaatttttcaattttattataatttaacagaccaaaaatttcaatttttggatttatatatattatctaAATACAACCACATATATCCTAATCAAACACTAAATTGTAAAAAAGCGAGAAGAACTAAAAAAATAACTTCTCAATTATTACGACTAGCTAAGAGATGCATCTCATGGAGTACGTCGACACAGGCGAATCAACCGCGGGCGCATCGTACACCCTCGGATGATCGCTCTCCAATCCGTAGTCCATCATCGGACGGTGCTCCAAGTCCTCATCATGATCGTACACGAAATCAGGCACCTCAATCTCGCTCCTCCTCACGTGCTCCCACAAATAATCGAGCCTGCTCACGTACCTCAGCTTTCCGTATACCCTGCGCCGCACCACAAGCGCACGTTAGTACAAATGACAGGAAAAATGCTTGCATGCGCCTTTTCCGTTCCAAGTAAATCAATCAATTATTTACCCGTCGGTGAAAAAGAAGCGGCCGAAGGTGGCGAAAAAGAGGCGGGCCTGGAGGCCGGGGTGGAGGAAATACACGGCTTCGAGATTCCGGCGGACGCCGATCGGGATGGCGTCGTAGATTGATCGGACGGCTGAGATTCCGGGGAAGTTCTCGCACCTTTGAGCTCCAGTGTGCACGTACAGCACAGCGAACGGCTTTTTCTCGATCTCTGGGAATATTCTCTCCTCCAAATACTTCCGCAGAGCATCAACGCTCACAATTCGAgctaaataatacaaaaaataaaaaaataaaaatcagataaaaactaaaataaattgAGGATAAATTGTTGATCACGAAGAATGATTAAGAATCTGTTTGGGAATAATCTTTTGAAGTGCTAAAAGCGCtttgaaattgacagaaaacgTTATAGGTCACAAAAGCACTTTCTGGAGAAGCACTGGCTTCTTCAGAAAGCACTTCCAGGATCGCTTGaacttttgataaaaaaaaaagtcaaaagtatttttaataaaatcaatTCTAGCACAAGCGCTCTGAAAGAGAAGTGCTTTCTACAAAAAGCAATCTCAGAAGATCCCTAAAATACCTGGAAAGAATTTGCCGATGATGCGAAGGACGGTGCGGCCGCGTTTGTCACGTCCCCTGATCCTGAAGATGTCGAGCTTCTCGATGAGTTCCTGCTGCTCGGAATCGGAGATTTGAGTATGCATTTCTTTCTGTTTACTTTGGATGGCGAGAAAGTGAGGGGAATTGTGATAGAATTTTGAAGCGGGAAGGGAGGATGAGGGGGTCAATGGCGTTGGATGAGAGAGAATTATGTAGCCGACGACAAGCGGTATTATTTCGTGACTGGCTCAGGACTTAAGGGGGCCAATGGAATATTCGGACGGATCTTCCGTTATTGGAGGTATTTGGGTGTCTGATTGCTGAGTTGGCGTTCTGTTgattaaattagggtttggatAGGATGATGGGCAGTTTTAGTGGAGGGTGGGTCCAAAGATCGAAAGAGGTGAGGAGAAAATGTCCTTCGAAGGGTTGAACTAGTAAGAGTGTTTATGGCATGGGCATGTGTTCAAGGCTTAATCTACTTGgctaattaaagaaaaaaaatgctaaTTGGGCAATTGGGATTGTGATATGGCATGCGTGGAGGTTAATTTTAATGGTTGATGCATATGAGGCTTGTAATCATTAATAAtcagataaaataaaatttaatttggtGCTACGCGATATTAATGTTGGACACTTTTAGGCCCATCCGAATGTGTCAGCCTAAAAAGAAACCACGAAGAGCCCAAGGCAAAGTCAAAGACCATGGGAGACCAAGAAGCCCAAGGTCCAAAGGGCTTGGAATGGAACACGTCCGACTGCTGAAGGGCTTGTCGAACAGTGATTAACCGACCGACATGGGTATACGAAAGGCTTGTCGACCGTCGAGAGCACGTGGGTAGACTAACAGCTTTATGACATAAATCTCTAAGGGAAGGTCTACTCAAACACCAATCAAGCCACTTAGCGACCCAAATTCAACTGCAGGGACCTAGGATTGAAACAAAAAGTGAGTCGCAATGCGCTTGGAGAGGTTGAGTTCGACAATCGAGGTAGATCGGAGGCTCAATTCGCTTTACAATGTGAATGTGTGTTATCTTAACTGGACACTCATCACTTCGTCGTCAAATGTCTAGATGGCAGATGACAAGATGTTAGTAAGCTAGTCTATGTAGGCAGCGCATTGAATGCCAAGTAGGAAAGACCCAAGGCTGAGGGGTTCACTAATGGCCTGTATAAAGGGGTAAAAACCTCCAACAAGGGGGTTAGAccaaaaaggagagagagaattgaTGTATTAGTTGAGTGTTGTTTTTTAGTCTTGCAGTTAATAGAATTTGTGCAATGCAGTGGATGTAATCCAATTTTTAGAGGTGAACCACTTGCATCTATGTGTCCATTTCATTACAATCCACATCCCAAGCCCACCAAAGCTTTAGTATGTAGTTTGTTAACTTGCAAATTTTGAGCGTTAACACGCGAATAAGACACATGCAAGTAATTATTGATGCATGCGAGACATTTCAACATTAATAATCATGATGAAAGAATGCTTAATTGACAATTTGAGTAGCATTAACATCAATATGACAAGCAACAGACTAGTCGTTGATGCATCTAACAGTCAAGATCAATTTACACGTGTAAAAGTGACCATAACATTTGTTTAGtaactcaaatttttttttacagaggTTTGGTAGCTTCCGAAGCATACATGATCTCATCCAATGGGATTTCTCTCTTTCTATTTGTTCATTGACTGATAAAAGTTAAAAGTTAACTCAACATTTTGGAAAGGAGCAGGATTCTCTCACCTCTtaatttctttctccttctatCCCTTCTTATTTAAACAGTTAAAattaaaccacgtcaatatcttatattgattttttttatttttgtataaaggtaaagaaaaaaaggaaagttcGAGGGAGGGATAAAAGGAGAGAGGATTAGGAAGGAAGAGAACCTAATCTTTTTTAGAAAGTCCATGCCATAGCTCTTTGTCCGATTAGGTTTAGCTTTTAGCTGGTAGTGTTGTACTGCCCTACATGTGTTGTTGTGATCCTATCGTTCGTATTAAACTGGGCTTGATTTTATGGCCCATTTTCAATACCAAGCCCACTTTCAAATTAGGCGGCCCAAAGATGGCATGTCTCATCTAACCCTACTCTGTTATTGTCGAGAATTTCTGCTCTGCCACCCGGTGTATACACTCGGTGTGACACAAGATCTTTCCGTTCTTTGGGGGGAGTTTCGGTAAGCATATAGAACGGTAGGAGACAGCTAATTTTGGGGAAGAATATATTTGAAGAGTCTTGAAACTTGCAAATTAGAAAAAACCAGCTTCTTTGGTCTACTAATCATAATCAATACAGGCAACAATTGTACAAGATATATACGATCGGGGTATGTAAATAATACCAGAATTTTTCTATCATCTTTACGTGTGATGCCACGCAAAACGCCATGGCTGAATCTACGGAGGCTGACTGAAGTCTTTCAAATCAAACCCAGATTCCTGCGCAAGCTCCGTCAACTCTTTTTCTCCACTCAAAACCTGTAAGAAGCGCCAAACTTTATGAGAACCAAGTAAATCTTCATAGATGGGATGAGTATTGCAATTACAGCACGGTTCGCATGACAGTTTATATTTGAGGATGACCGAAAGTATGGAGTGATCTATGATGGTATTTCTCACCTGCCCATTAATCACCCATGTAGGAAAACCTTCAATTTCGACATCAAAGCATTCCTTTTGCATTATAGTTCCTTTCCTAAATCCACCAGGGAAGCACTCTACATAATTCAACAGCTTCGCTGCCTCACTTCCAAACATCTACACGATGCACAAAGCAAACAGGATACATTAAAAGTCCTAACACATAGAAGATAAcgctttatttttcaaaatgttTATCATGAAGTATGGAATGATTATTATGGATAACATTATTCTTCCGAAGAACCTTGGGAGAAATCTGAAAGAGATGATAGAAAGAAAAGCTTCATGAGTGAATCAAATTTAATTAGAACTTTAAGATCTAAGTACCTGTTTTTGTTCAACACAGTGTGAACACCAGAAAGCCCCATACATTTTGGCACCGATAGCGCTCAGATGCTTTGCAATAGATAGAGCAAAAGGACTTGATGGTGTTGTTATCTCAGTTGAAAAATATGGAAGATTGATGatatgagtagattttatattatatattttaccctaatcttagtatattttggttaatattttggaagaattttgaactttgaattgtattttcaatatagaactttcgacttcctctggagcaaaacatgaccaaatggacgaattttgaagtaattccagttggaggacgttcgtgagtcacttagcttgatcgtatcaaaatttgggatttttccaccaagcggttattttctggcgataaaataaaggagcgatacgcggtgctggaaaatgacgtttctcggattaaattgtgtttttggagcccaagatgacctcggatgggttcgtggccttctggaaaagtgttcaaaatattccaaacattagatCCAGcaatattgggccagttttggagcagcttatgggtccaaaacgtgactgttcagattttagatgaattttaccatttaattaaggattatgtttcctattttatttaattattatttttagtttcctAGTGGAAATAAAGGatctgtttttagggtttgtgttgggggggggggggcttagcaaatatattgcttggccgtctatagtttttttttggacccttccttttatgcaactttggagacagagagaattgctaggattttggagattttctacttgagggtgttttcaatcattttcttaataatattttctataatttcaattatgaatatgtgtaactaattcattttgctagggcgaaaccttgagccttagtatgaatatgtgatttttatttaattgcttatgattgattgcattcatactttgaattgttaattaccgagataaaaactatctaattgtcttaatgcctgatcaccattaggatctttaaaaaaataatttgatgcaattttggtcggaaggttccttgaaattgacgctggcttcttgtgattaataattgtaatttcacttaggatgaacaccacgtcttaagaGTTGCatagtttttcaaagggttttcataaagcataatgagtctttcatgttcagatttgatccaaaCGTCCAAACGGGTTGCAAgtttgatatacgttctatattggaggttccaagtagaatataaattaggaaaacctaaccttcaaagtggcatgtataGATCattaagtaattggtaaaagttcatagaATTGCTAGGTGATAGTGGaacctagtgctttcttaatttgatttctcccaaaactgttttcttttccctGTAGTTTTAATATTGTAGAgtgtcttatttttattaattaaattcgtttttaatttaagtaggttataaaatcaatcatctcaatttctactttacaataattaattggaatttggtttgtttcgaattatttaataaccctgtggagaacgaccttgcgagatccgtttatactacaacaaccttgtgattcttgcaagtataatAGGAGTTTTTTAGCCCGTTCACATGtgtagtaaaatccctatcaatcAATTTCAGACGGGCTGTTAACATAAAAAATGTAACAAGGAAATATATGAGGACAATAAGCACAGAAAACTGATAAAAAAGGTAACCAGCAGGCAGAATCTACCAAGAAGAAATTTGTGAGCATTCCAATTCGTTAAATATTGACTAGGCAATTCATATCGAGCAAAAAACTATGGGAAAGGCTTTGGGATTTAAAGATAAAGGTGATAAGGTCAATACACAGAAAACAGATATTAATTTCATCTACATAAATAGTCAAGTTGGCAACATCTTTAGACTCAACACAATAGACTACACAGTGAAAGAATGATCTATTCATATTTCATATCAATGACCATTGAATTCCCATTACGGTGAATTCCTTAAACAAAAAGTAACAAAGGTgaagaaaatagaatataaagGAAACCACAGCTACCTTGATGCTGTGAGCATCAAACCTACCATACATTATTTATGATTTACTCTTTACTGTTATGAAAATCATAGTAACACTTAAGTTTATCCGTCTCCAATGTTTCCTACCACTCTGACTGCCGTTCATATTAACATATATTTCTATTTCCTCCTCTATCAAATTAGTTATACAGGCAGCCTCATAATACAAGAAGATTGAGCTTCAAAGCAGAATACAAGTTCCGTTAATCACCCATGAATGGCTTGACAAACTAACACATCCATGAAACGAAAagcaaaagaataaaaatatgaGTTAGGTTAATCACCTTGAGGGGGCACAGGTGGAAGAGCACTAAATGACCTGTTGAAAGTCACAACCACCAAGCTTGCTATACAAAACAGCAAACCCACTTCCTTCGGTACTTTTTCCAACCCAAAATCCTAAATTTCAATAAACCCAAATGCTAAATCACTGCCATTAACATCAAATCAAAGAGAACAGAAAAGAACAACATCCAAAAGCTCACCTTTAAAGTAATGAAAACAAGGTGAAAGAGAGCAAAGCGGATAACAAGCAATACGAGCAAGAAGCTCCTGAAAACTTTGTGCCAAGAATGTACAAAAAGCAAGCGCTAGCCGCTGCCATGGAAGTTGAAGTCCCAAGCAATACTAAGCGAGCATTCGATTCATCAATTCCAAAAGGCAACTTCTTTGCAGTCAAAAGCTGCACACCCAGAGTAGCAACTAACCCATAAGCAACTATTCCGATAAGCGGAAGAGGAACACCTGGGAAAGCAAAAGGGATTTTTATCAAACACCTTGCGTGCAATGCAATTCATTTCCAATCCACAAAAACCCAATCGaaattttcactttttcttgttttgggCAAGGTCTTAaatgccgatattatcggtttttcgcgttattaatattttaatggttatccaattagttttcgtcaaaatatcgcgatattttcgataaTATCGCTGCAAAAAAAACTCAACCTACAAAACCCGGCAACCAAAAATGGCGTCGGTGGCAGGAGCAGCAGCAGCGCtagcttctctctcttcttccctcTTCTCCAAACCCTTCATCTCTCTCATCCCCATCCGCACACTCCCCCGCCTCACCTGCTCCCTCGCCACTTCCTCCTCTTCTCAGAAGTTCAACATCACATTCGCGCCACCAAAGCCCAAGCCCAAACCTGACTCCACCGAGCTCGACCCGGATGCCCTCGCCGGCATGCTCGTCATCCCCTGGATCGTTCGCGGCGAGGACGGCAACCTCAAGCTCCAGTCTCACCCTCCCGCGCGGGTAGGGTGGATGTGGACGGGGCGGAGCTGGCTGATTTCGGTGACGACGGTGACGAAGCCGGAGGGGGAAGAAGAGGAGGGGAGACGGCGGATGGAAAAGGAGTAGGAGGAAACGAAGAGGGTTTTGCAGGGCCTTGATGCGGTGGCGGAGATGGcgaagagggagagggtgaaGAGAGCGATGAGGAGAAGGAAGGTTCGTTGACTCGTTGACGCCATTGATTTACCGGCACAGAGGAAAAGGGAGAGCCTCTCGTTCTTT
Above is a window of Malus sylvestris chromosome 15, drMalSylv7.2, whole genome shotgun sequence DNA encoding:
- the LOC126601099 gene encoding uncharacterized protein LOC126601099, encoding MHTQISDSEQQELIEKLDIFRIRGRDKRGRTVLRIIGKFFPARIVSVDALRKYLEERIFPEIEKKPFAVLYVHTGAQRCENFPGISAVRSIYDAIPIGVRRNLEAVYFLHPGLQARLFFATFGRFFFTDGVYGKLRYVSRLDYLWEHVRRSEIEVPDFVYDHDEDLEHRPMMDYGLESDHPRVYDAPAVDSPVSTYSMRCIS
- the LOC126602767 gene encoding thiol-disulfide oxidoreductase LTO1-like; the encoded protein is MATLAFASPTSPPFSSLRRSPSTHGRFPLLHKSLNWGQRSLLLPITCSSTEPNQNANDSEFETASLTPSSSSDLTYKLYAGLRGIGFLETTYLTYLKLTNSNAFCPRIALHARCLIKIPFAFPGVPLPLIGIVAYGLVATLGVQLLTAKKLPFGIDESNARLVLLGTSTSMAAASACFLYILGTKFSGASCSYCLLSALLSFTLFSLLDFGLEKVPKEVGLLFCIASLVVVTFNRSFSALPPVPPQARLKLIDRDFTTHVNGLKNSYYTCKNHKKIYNIKSTHIINLPYFSTEITTPSSPFALSIAKHLSAIGAKMYGAFWCSHCVEQKQMFGSEAAKLLNYVECFPGGFRKGTIMQKECFDVEIEGFPTWVINGQVLSGEKELTELAQESGFDLKDFSQPP